The Streptomyces hundungensis genome contains the following window.
CGGCCTCGGACGGGCCGGATGCGGGCGCGGTGGACGCGGAGTCCGCTTCCGCGGAGGCGGACCTGAAGCCGACCGGTTCCGACAGCGCCGAGTCGCCCGTTGCCCCCAACTCCCCGTCCGCATATGCAAATTCGGGGCCCTCGAGCGCGAAGGCGGTGACCGCTGACGCGGGGTCGGACGCGGTGGAGAAGCGAACGGCCACCCCCTCGAAGTCGTCCGGTGACGCGACCCCGGCAGACGCGAAGCCCACCCGGGCCGACGCGAATGCCGTCGCGGCAGGTGCCGGGGCGTCGACCCGGGCCGACGCGAACGCCACCTCGGCACGCGCCGGGGAGTCGACCCCGGCAGGGGCCGAGCCGACCTCGGCAGGTGCCGGGGAGCCGACCCGGGCTGACGCGAAGCTCTCCTCGGCGGACGCCGGGGAAGCGACCCCGGCAGGCGCCGAGCCCACCTCGGCAGGTGCCGCCAAGCCGACCCGGGCTGACGCTGAGCCGACCTCGGCAGGTGCCGCCAAGCCGACCCGGGCTGACGCTGAGCCGACCTCGGCAGGTGCCGCCAAGCCGACCCGGGCTGACGCTGAGCTCTCCTCGGCGGACGCCGGGAAGTCGACCCCGGCCGACGCCAAGCCGACCTCGGCAGCCGCCGTGGAGCCGACCCGGGCCGACGCGAACGTCACTGTGGCCGACGCCCAGCCCTCCCTGGCAGACGCCGGGAAGGCGAACCCGGCAGGCGCCAAGCCCATCCCGGCAGCCGCCGCGCAGCCGACCCGCGCAGCCGCCAAGCCCGCCTCGGCAGCCGACGCCAAGCCGACCCCCGCCGACGCCAACCCCACCCCCGCCGACCAGGCCGCGTCCTCGCCTTCCCGAACTCCGGACCGGGGCCGGGGGGTCGACCAGCCCACCGCCGTGTTCAAGGCGGTCAAGCCCCCGACCACCGACGAGACCCGGGCCGCCAAGGCGCCCGCCGAGGGGCCGTCGGCCGTCACTCCGCTCCCGACCTCCGACGAGACCCGGGCCGCCGCGTCGCCCGCCGCCGAGGGGCCATCGGCCGTCACTCCGCCCCCGCCCGCCGCGAAGGCGCCCGCCGAGGGGCAGCCGGCCGTCACTCCGCCCCCGCCCGCCGCCAAGGCGCCCGCGCCCGTCGATCAGCCGACCGCGATGCTCAAGCTGCCCGCGCCGCAGCGGGAGTCCGCCGGGGAGCGGGCCAGTCAGTTCGTGCCGTTGCGGTCCGACGACGCCGGTGCGCGGGGCGCCGCCCGCCCCGACACTTCCGTCAGACGGCCCGAGGGGCCCAAGGTGACCCCGCCGCCGGCCGCCCCGGTCGGCGGCCCCACGCCGCCCGTTCCCGAGCGCGCCGAGCGGACCCGGCAGCAGCCGCTGCCGCCGAAGCCGCCGCTCGATCTGCTCGCCGAGCTGACGAACACCCCGCCCCCGGCGCAGACCGCGGTCCGCTCCACCGTGCGGCGCTTCAAGATCTGGACCCCGCTGGTCCTGCTGCTCGTGGTCGTGTTTGCGGTCGTACAGCTGATGCGTCCGCTTCCCGACCCGAAGCTCGCCCTCACCTCGTCGGCGACGTACACCTTCGACGGCAGCGGACTCGATCTGCCGTGGCCCGCCGAGGGCCAGTCGGCGGTCTCCGTGGACGGCGTGGGCAGCCTCGGTACGCACGGCGAGCAGAAGCCCGCGCCGCTGGCGAGCGTGGCCAAGACGATGACGGCGTACGTGATCCTCAAGGGCCACCCGATCACCGGGAAGCAGGAGGGCGAGAAGATCACGGTCGACCAGCAGGCCGAGGACGACGCGAAGAAGCCCGACGAGTCGACGGCGCCGATCCGCAAGGACCAGCAGTTCACCGAGAAGCAGATGCTCGAACTGCTGATGATCCCGTCCGGCAACAACGCGGCCCGCCTGCTGGCCCGTTGGGACGCCGGCTCCGAGGACGCGTTCATCGCGAAGATGAACGACGCCGCCAAGTCGCTCGGCATGACCAGCACCACGTACACCGACCCGAGCGGTCTGAAGGAGACCACGGTCTCCACGCCGACCGACCAGCTCAAGCTGGCGCAGGCCGTCATGCAGAATGACGTGTTCCGCGGGATCGTCAACACGCCCCAGATCAAGATCCCGGGCATCGACACGATGATCTACAACAACAACACGATCCTGCTCAAGCCGGGTGTGAGCGGCATCAAGACCGGCTCCTCGACCCCGGCCGGCGGCAATCTGCTGTGGGCGGCCGACACGGTCGTCGACGGCAAGAACCAGCGGATCTACGGCATCGTCATGGGCCAGCGCACCGGCACCACGCTCGACAACAAGCTGAAGTCCGCGATCAACAACAGCTACACGCTGATCCAGGCCGTGCAGAAGGCCGTCACCTCGGCGACGGTCGTCAAGAAGGGTGATGTCGTCGGGTACGTCGACGACGGGCTCGGCGGCAGGACGCCGGTCGTCGCCGCCAAGGACCTCAAGGCGGTCGGCTGGCCGGGTCTGAAGGTCGACGTCACGCTGGGCGCGGGCGCCAAGCCCGTCCCGCACTCCGCGAAGGCGGGCGAGGTGGTGGGCGAGCTGTCCATCGGCTCCGGCAACGGCAGGCTGACCGCGCCGGTCGAGCTGAAGAAGGCGCTCGCCGAACCGGGCACGGGCGACAAGCTCACCCGACTGGGCTGACGCCCCCCGAGAGCATCGAGGGCGCCCCGACCTGCGGGGCGCCCCCCGTGCTAGCTTCGGGCAACTGGGGACGCGGGGACGGCGTCCTCTTTCTTCGGGGAGAATCTCGGGACGGGACGAAGGAGCGCCAGCTCCTTTCCGCGGCCCCGACCAAGGGCCCCCGGACACAGCAGTACGGGCCGACCGGACGGCCCCCGCGCGGACCCGGCGCAGACGTACGGGGCCGCGCGTGCCAGGTGAGACAGCGTGAGGCGGGAGAGCCGCAGTGACCACCGCTGACCCGACGCCCACCCGCGCCGACAGCACCCCGAGTACCAGCACGACGCGCACGACCCCCGAGCCGGGCCCCGCGACGGAGGCGGGCCCCGCGACGGAGGCGGGTCCCATGACGGACGCGGGTCCCGTGACCGAACCCGGTCCCGCGACCGGTACCGGTACCGGTACCGGTGCAAGCGGTACCGGCGCTTCCAGAGCCGGGGCGCCGGGCGGGGGCCGGCTTTGGCGAATACGGCTGGGTCCGGGCTCCTGGCCGAAGCGCCACCCCGTCGCGTTCGTGACGGCGGTCGCGGCCGTCGTCCACATCCTCTGGTTCTTCCTCTTCGCCAACAGCGGTGGCGACCTCGCGGCCCAGGACGCCTGGACCGAGTTCGTCGGCCGTCACCCGGAGTCCGCGTACAACCTGGCCTGGTACGGCGGGATGCACCCGGTCTCGTACAGCGTGGTGTCGCCGTATCTGATGTCGGTGCTCGGCGTCCGTACGACGATGATGATCGCCGGGACCGTCTCGGCCGGCC
Protein-coding sequences here:
- a CDS encoding serine hydrolase, with the translated sequence MAGESPDKSEQQQSSGETTRSERDPRLAVSRAPSPSREEPSREGEDGRRAANGSGEGSGSGSGSGSGSGSAGTDRSAAGSGAGVTGGSAGSVDQATAVFRVPRSEDGDSRLRAAVAAWVDQEDAPEGDGGAPTKAAERGNASGAKPASDGPDAGAVDAESASAEADLKPTGSDSAESPVAPNSPSAYANSGPSSAKAVTADAGSDAVEKRTATPSKSSGDATPADAKPTRADANAVAAGAGASTRADANATSARAGESTPAGAEPTSAGAGEPTRADAKLSSADAGEATPAGAEPTSAGAAKPTRADAEPTSAGAAKPTRADAEPTSAGAAKPTRADAELSSADAGKSTPADAKPTSAAAVEPTRADANVTVADAQPSLADAGKANPAGAKPIPAAAAQPTRAAAKPASAADAKPTPADANPTPADQAASSPSRTPDRGRGVDQPTAVFKAVKPPTTDETRAAKAPAEGPSAVTPLPTSDETRAAASPAAEGPSAVTPPPPAAKAPAEGQPAVTPPPPAAKAPAPVDQPTAMLKLPAPQRESAGERASQFVPLRSDDAGARGAARPDTSVRRPEGPKVTPPPAAPVGGPTPPVPERAERTRQQPLPPKPPLDLLAELTNTPPPAQTAVRSTVRRFKIWTPLVLLLVVVFAVVQLMRPLPDPKLALTSSATYTFDGSGLDLPWPAEGQSAVSVDGVGSLGTHGEQKPAPLASVAKTMTAYVILKGHPITGKQEGEKITVDQQAEDDAKKPDESTAPIRKDQQFTEKQMLELLMIPSGNNAARLLARWDAGSEDAFIAKMNDAAKSLGMTSTTYTDPSGLKETTVSTPTDQLKLAQAVMQNDVFRGIVNTPQIKIPGIDTMIYNNNTILLKPGVSGIKTGSSTPAGGNLLWAADTVVDGKNQRIYGIVMGQRTGTTLDNKLKSAINNSYTLIQAVQKAVTSATVVKKGDVVGYVDDGLGGRTPVVAAKDLKAVGWPGLKVDVTLGAGAKPVPHSAKAGEVVGELSIGSGNGRLTAPVELKKALAEPGTGDKLTRLG